A genomic window from Exiguobacterium acetylicum DSM 20416 includes:
- a CDS encoding ABC transporter ATP-binding protein, which translates to MDITFQDISHTFERSGVRTDVLHQLNGQFSHSEVTALVGPSGSGKSTFLSLLGSLDRPTSGQILYDGQDITSWKNKRLSQFRSQEIGFIFQQFHLLPALTVSENLKVALLKQKTSFNQEERILELLERVGLDDKRNALPAQLSGGQQQRVAIARALLHHPQWILADEPTGNLDSVTGDAIFELLLELHREAKCGVLFVTHDLELAERADRILFMQDGRIVEDRRKRTVQSV; encoded by the coding sequence ATGGATATTACCTTTCAAGATATTTCGCATACATTCGAACGAAGCGGTGTCCGGACCGATGTCTTGCATCAACTAAACGGTCAGTTTTCGCATAGTGAGGTAACGGCACTCGTCGGTCCATCCGGGTCTGGAAAATCAACGTTCCTGAGTCTCCTTGGTTCGCTTGATCGCCCGACGTCCGGGCAGATTCTTTATGACGGGCAGGATATCACGTCTTGGAAGAACAAACGGTTATCGCAATTCCGCTCGCAAGAGATCGGCTTCATCTTCCAGCAGTTTCACTTATTACCGGCACTGACGGTATCTGAGAACTTAAAGGTCGCCTTGTTAAAGCAAAAGACATCCTTCAATCAAGAGGAGCGGATTCTCGAGTTACTCGAACGGGTTGGACTCGACGACAAACGGAATGCTTTACCTGCTCAATTATCCGGTGGTCAACAACAACGGGTCGCGATCGCCCGTGCCCTGCTTCATCATCCACAATGGATTCTTGCGGACGAACCAACCGGTAATCTCGATTCCGTGACCGGTGATGCAATTTTTGAGTTGTTACTAGAGCTCCATCGTGAAGCCAAGTGTGGCGTTTTATTTGTCACACACGATTTGGAACTCGCGGAACGTGCTGACCGGATTCTCTTCATGCAGGATGGTCGGATCGTCGAAGACCGCCGAAAGCGCACGGTGCAAAGTGTCTAA